The Streptomyces sp. NBC_01353 genome contains a region encoding:
- a CDS encoding VOC family protein, producing the protein MRIHITSVFVDDQEKAERFYTDVLGFVKKHDVPLGTDRWLTMVSPEDPEGTELLLEPSRHPVVQAYKTGLAKDGIPAVSFAVDDVQAEFDRLRGLGVQFTQDPLEMGPSTTAVLDDTCGNLIQIVHVE; encoded by the coding sequence ATGAGGATCCACATCACCAGCGTCTTCGTCGACGACCAGGAGAAGGCCGAGCGCTTCTACACGGATGTGCTCGGCTTCGTGAAGAAGCACGACGTCCCGCTGGGTACGGACCGGTGGTTGACCATGGTCTCGCCGGAAGACCCCGAGGGGACCGAACTGCTGCTCGAGCCCTCCCGTCATCCCGTGGTGCAGGCGTACAAGACGGGGCTGGCGAAGGACGGCATCCCGGCGGTCTCCTTCGCCGTGGACGACGTGCAGGCGGAGTTCGACCGACTGCGCGGGCTCGGGGTCCAATTCACCCAGGACCCGCTGGAGATGGGCCCGTCCACCACGGCGGTCCTGGACGACACCTGCGGCAACCTGATCCAGATCGTGCACGTCGAGTAG
- the gatC gene encoding Asp-tRNA(Asn)/Glu-tRNA(Gln) amidotransferase subunit GatC, with translation MPGITREEVAHLARLARLELKGEELDHFAGQLDDIIGAVARVSEVADQDVPPTSHPLPLTNVMRADEVRPSLTPEQALSGAPAQEQQRFKVPQILGED, from the coding sequence ATGCCTGGCATCACGCGCGAGGAGGTCGCCCACCTCGCACGGCTGGCGCGTCTGGAGTTGAAGGGCGAAGAGCTCGATCACTTCGCCGGTCAGCTCGACGACATCATCGGCGCGGTCGCCCGCGTCTCCGAGGTCGCCGACCAAGACGTTCCGCCGACCTCCCACCCGCTGCCGCTGACGAACGTCATGCGCGCGGACGAGGTCCGTCCGTCGCTCACCCCCGAGCAGGCGCTCTCCGGCGCCCCGGCCCAGGAGCAGCAGCGTTTCAAGGTGCCGCAGATCCTGGGGGAGGACTAA
- a CDS encoding metalloregulator ArsR/SmtB family transcription factor — translation MTEDVFKALADPTRRRILDELVERDGQTLFEICTRLVTKHGLGLSRQAISQHLAVLESAGLVVSRRQGRYKFHDLNTEPLERIASRWLRPETPESTP, via the coding sequence ATGACGGAGGATGTCTTCAAGGCGCTGGCCGATCCCACCCGACGGCGCATCCTCGATGAGCTGGTGGAACGGGACGGTCAGACCCTGTTCGAGATATGCACACGGCTGGTGACGAAGCACGGTCTGGGGCTGTCCCGCCAGGCGATCAGCCAGCATCTCGCCGTACTGGAATCTGCGGGTCTGGTCGTCTCGCGGCGGCAGGGCCGTTACAAGTTCCACGATCTGAACACCGAACCCCTTGAGCGCATCGCGAGCCGGTGGCTCAGGCCCGAAACACCGGAGAGCACCCCATGA
- a CDS encoding phospholipase C, phosphocholine-specific gives MSPEMSRRRLLALGGGALGVAAAGSLLPPSLQEAMAAGPPAGGMSAVKHVVILMQENRSFDHYFGTLRGVRGFGDRNAVELPSGKPVFEQPAALGRTVLPFPIRNAAEAQQKDLQYIGDLDHSWSGGAKAWRDGWMDGWVSAKTAATMAYYDRQDIPLHYELADTFTICDAYHSSIHTSTSPNRNHLWSGWTGFEADGSRAVTNAAYAEGTHPGYSWPTYAERLEAAGRSWKTYTEWENFTDNNIEFFTSFKKIARKALATTGGHTFMESFYAAVRDTDDAAERTRLLAALEDGVATLTAAERSLFERGLRRVETGKLADAFRADVAAGTLPEVSYLVPSAIDSEHPGSSSPIASASLVYKVLDALGSHPDVWRHTVVLINYDENDGFFDHVPPPVPPADNTDERYKGLPTGLGIRVPLLVVSPWSVGGYVCSETFDHTSVIRLLEKLTGIQEPNITPWRRAVTGDLTSAFDFRRGHRRPEVEQPGPIPPFSGRWRPQPPLVQQMPVQEPGTRPARPLPYQPDAAAKVGEKEITVALRNSGKASVHFALYPYAGEFTVPQHKDVRGAAEWAVPLTRDHYRFTITGPNGFRREFEGPAAGGAEAASHIDHHDRDLHLTVRNTGAAPVSFTVRPLGYVDRDDLRDWTRTVTVKPGRSRTVVHSAADAHGWYDVEVTAPGGFRRRLMGHIENGRASVSG, from the coding sequence GTGTCACCCGAGATGTCTCGCAGAAGGCTCCTCGCGCTGGGCGGTGGCGCCCTCGGCGTTGCCGCCGCCGGGTCGCTGCTCCCACCGTCGTTGCAGGAGGCCATGGCCGCGGGGCCCCCGGCCGGCGGGATGTCGGCGGTGAAGCACGTCGTGATCCTCATGCAGGAGAACCGGTCCTTCGACCACTACTTCGGCACCCTCCGCGGCGTCCGCGGATTCGGGGACCGCAACGCCGTCGAGCTCCCCTCCGGCAAGCCGGTCTTCGAACAGCCCGCCGCGCTCGGCCGGACCGTGCTGCCGTTCCCGATCAGGAACGCCGCCGAGGCCCAGCAGAAGGACCTCCAGTACATAGGCGACCTCGACCACTCATGGAGCGGGGGCGCCAAGGCGTGGCGCGACGGTTGGATGGACGGCTGGGTCTCCGCCAAGACCGCGGCGACGATGGCGTACTACGACCGCCAGGACATCCCGCTGCACTACGAGCTCGCCGACACCTTCACCATCTGCGACGCCTACCACTCCTCCATCCACACCTCGACGAGCCCCAACCGGAACCACCTGTGGTCCGGCTGGACCGGCTTCGAGGCCGACGGCAGCCGTGCCGTCACCAACGCCGCGTACGCCGAGGGCACCCACCCCGGCTACTCCTGGCCCACCTACGCCGAGCGCCTCGAAGCGGCCGGGCGAAGCTGGAAGACGTACACGGAGTGGGAGAACTTCACCGACAACAACATCGAGTTCTTCACCAGCTTCAAGAAGATCGCCCGCAAGGCGCTCGCCACCACCGGCGGGCACACCTTCATGGAGTCCTTCTACGCCGCCGTCCGCGACACGGACGACGCCGCCGAGCGGACCCGGCTCCTCGCCGCCCTCGAGGACGGCGTCGCCACCCTCACCGCCGCCGAGCGCTCGCTCTTCGAGCGTGGACTGCGCCGCGTCGAGACCGGCAAGCTCGCCGACGCGTTCCGTGCCGACGTGGCCGCCGGGACGCTGCCGGAGGTCTCCTACCTCGTCCCCTCCGCGATCGACTCCGAGCACCCCGGCTCCTCCTCGCCGATCGCCTCCGCCTCCCTCGTCTACAAGGTGCTCGACGCCCTCGGCTCGCACCCCGACGTGTGGCGCCACACCGTCGTGCTGATCAACTACGACGAGAACGACGGCTTCTTCGACCACGTCCCGCCGCCCGTCCCGCCGGCCGACAACACGGACGAGCGCTACAAGGGTCTGCCCACCGGCCTAGGCATCCGCGTCCCGCTGCTCGTCGTCTCCCCCTGGTCGGTCGGCGGCTACGTCTGCTCCGAGACCTTCGACCACACCTCCGTGATCCGCCTCCTGGAGAAGCTCACCGGCATCCAGGAGCCCAACATCACCCCGTGGCGCCGCGCCGTCACCGGCGATCTGACCTCCGCCTTCGACTTCCGCCGCGGTCACCGCCGGCCCGAGGTCGAGCAGCCCGGCCCGATCCCGCCGTTCTCCGGCCGCTGGCGGCCGCAGCCCCCGCTCGTCCAGCAGATGCCGGTGCAGGAGCCGGGCACCCGCCCCGCTCGCCCGCTGCCGTACCAGCCGGACGCCGCCGCGAAGGTGGGGGAGAAGGAGATCACCGTCGCCCTGCGGAACAGCGGGAAGGCGAGCGTCCACTTCGCTCTCTATCCGTACGCAGGAGAGTTCACCGTCCCCCAGCACAAGGATGTAAGGGGCGCGGCGGAATGGGCGGTACCCCTTACGCGTGATCATTACCGGTTCACGATCACCGGTCCGAACGGCTTCCGCCGCGAGTTCGAGGGCCCGGCGGCGGGCGGCGCCGAGGCCGCCTCGCACATCGACCATCATGACCGTGACCTGCATCTCACCGTACGGAACACGGGCGCCGCCCCGGTCTCCTTCACCGTCCGCCCGCTCGGTTACGTCGACCGGGACGACCTCCGCGACTGGACCCGCACCGTCACCGTCAAGCCCGGCAGGAGCCGTACCGTCGTGCACTCCGCGGCCGACGCGCACGGCTGGTACGACGTCGAGGTGACCGCCCCCGGCGGCTTCCGCCGACGGCTCATGGGGCACATCGAGAACGGGCGGGCGAGCGTCTCCGGCTGA
- the gatB gene encoding Asp-tRNA(Asn)/Glu-tRNA(Gln) amidotransferase subunit GatB, with protein sequence MTVTELLSYDAALAAYDPVMGLEVHVELGTKTKMFCGCSTELGAEPNSQTCPTCLGLPGSLPVVNAIGVESAVKIGLALNCEIAEWCRFARKNYFYPDMPKNFQTSQYDEPIAFNGYLDVQLEDGEIFRVEIERAHMEEDTGKSLHVGGATGRIHGASHSLLDYNRAGIPLIEIVTKPIEGAGERAPEVAKAYVAELRELIRALDVSEARMDKGQMRCDVNLSLRPHGTKVFGTRSETKNVNSLRSVERAARFEIQRHAAVLQSGGTIVQETRHFHEEDGSTTSGRIKDNAEDYRYFPEPDLVPVAPAREWVEELRAGLPELPRVRRNRLREEWGVSEHDMQSILNAGAVDLIVATTDAGAPADQARKWWMGELARSANESGTALDELPITPAQVARVTELVASGDLTDKLARQVIEGVLAGEGGPDEVVEKRGLKVVSDEGALGTAVDEAIAANAAIADKIRGGKVAAVGALVGAVMKATRGQADAARVKDLILEKLGVSEG encoded by the coding sequence GTGACCGTCACTGAACTGCTGTCGTACGACGCGGCGCTCGCTGCGTACGACCCCGTCATGGGCCTGGAGGTCCATGTCGAACTCGGTACGAAGACCAAGATGTTCTGCGGCTGCTCGACCGAGCTGGGTGCCGAGCCCAACTCGCAGACCTGCCCCACCTGTCTCGGTCTGCCCGGCTCGCTTCCGGTCGTCAACGCGATCGGCGTCGAGTCGGCCGTCAAGATCGGTCTCGCGCTGAACTGCGAGATCGCCGAGTGGTGCCGCTTCGCCCGGAAGAACTACTTCTATCCGGACATGCCGAAGAACTTCCAGACCTCGCAGTACGACGAGCCGATCGCCTTCAACGGCTATCTGGACGTCCAGCTGGAGGACGGGGAGATCTTCCGCGTGGAGATCGAGCGCGCCCACATGGAGGAGGACACCGGCAAGTCGCTGCACGTCGGCGGTGCCACCGGCCGCATCCACGGCGCGTCCCACTCCCTGCTCGACTACAACCGGGCCGGCATCCCGCTCATCGAGATCGTCACCAAGCCCATCGAGGGTGCGGGCGAGCGCGCTCCCGAGGTCGCCAAGGCGTACGTCGCCGAGCTGCGCGAGCTGATCCGCGCGCTGGACGTCTCCGAGGCGCGGATGGACAAGGGCCAGATGCGCTGCGACGTGAACCTGTCGCTGCGCCCGCACGGCACCAAGGTCTTCGGCACCCGCTCGGAGACGAAGAACGTCAACTCGCTCCGTTCGGTGGAGCGGGCGGCGCGCTTCGAGATCCAGCGCCACGCGGCCGTCCTCCAGTCGGGCGGCACGATCGTGCAGGAGACCCGTCACTTCCACGAGGAGGACGGCTCCACCACGTCCGGTCGGATCAAGGACAACGCCGAGGACTACCGGTACTTCCCGGAGCCCGACCTCGTCCCCGTCGCCCCGGCCCGTGAGTGGGTCGAGGAGCTGCGTGCCGGGCTGCCCGAGCTGCCGCGCGTGCGCCGCAACCGGCTCCGCGAGGAGTGGGGCGTGTCGGAGCACGACATGCAGTCGATCCTCAACGCGGGCGCGGTCGACCTCATCGTCGCGACCACGGACGCCGGTGCTCCGGCGGACCAGGCCCGCAAGTGGTGGATGGGTGAACTGGCCCGCTCCGCCAACGAGTCGGGCACGGCCCTGGACGAGCTGCCGATCACCCCGGCGCAGGTCGCCCGGGTGACCGAGCTGGTGGCCTCCGGCGACCTCACCGACAAGCTGGCCCGCCAGGTCATCGAGGGCGTACTCGCCGGCGAGGGCGGCCCGGACGAGGTCGTCGAGAAGCGCGGCCTGAAGGTCGTCTCCGACGAGGGCGCGCTCGGCACGGCGGTCGACGAGGCCATCGCGGCCAACGCCGCCATCGCCGACAAGATCCGCGGCGGCAAGGTCGCGGCGGTCGGCGCCCTGGTGGGCGCGGTCATGAAGGCCACCCGCGGCCAGGCGGACGCGGCGCGCGTGAAGGACCTGATCCTGGAGAAGCTGGGCGTCAGCGAGGGCTGA
- a CDS encoding MMPL family transporter, producing the protein MAAIARWCIKHRLVVVLLWLIALGGAVAGAAVAGNAYSNDYEVPGTESGRATALLDQGFPGAGGDSDTIVWHTDTSSVRATGIEQRMTEMLDEVAELPGIASVTSPYGDSPAAQAQISEDGHTAYAAVTFHEQADDIPKAQAQALVDTARTAAGDGVQVELGGTAIALTEAPGGHTAEAVGVVVAAVVLFLAFGSLAASALPIATALVSVGIAYSGIALLGHVMTVADFAPMLGLLIGLGVGIDYALFIVTRHRKGLKRGLSVAESAQIAVATTGRAVVFAGATVCIALLGMLILRLSFLNGVAIAASLTVVLTVAASVTLLPALLSLIGMRALSRRERRHLAEHGPQPELPTGFAARWSAFVERHPKLLGAVAAVVMLVLALPTLSLHLGTSDQGNGSATATTRQAYDLLAEGFGPGVNGPLTLVAEIDGADDRVALGELPAELANTRDVQSVSPITYNSAGDTAVLTVVPDSSPQSKATSELVDRLRADVLPAAEQGTSLDVHVGGVTASYDDFAEIIVGKLPLFVGVVIALGCLLLLLAFRSIGIPLKAAAMNVAAVASSFGIVVAIFQWGWGSELLGLGSAGPIEPFLPVIMVSVLFGLSMDYQVFLVSRMYEEWLETGDNRRAVRVGLAETSRVINSAAVIMISVFLAFVLSGDRVIAMFGIALAAAVALDAFVLRTLLVPALMHMLGGANWWLPRWLDRRLPRISIEPAESRAAADARDAERDDDRAKIPMQRVTVSNAEDNEDVRDIAG; encoded by the coding sequence TTGGCAGCCATCGCACGGTGGTGCATCAAGCACCGCCTCGTCGTCGTTCTGCTCTGGCTCATCGCCCTCGGCGGAGCAGTCGCCGGCGCAGCGGTCGCGGGCAACGCGTACTCCAACGACTACGAGGTACCAGGCACCGAGTCCGGCCGTGCCACCGCTCTCCTCGATCAGGGGTTCCCCGGCGCGGGCGGTGACAGCGACACCATCGTCTGGCACACCGACACGAGCAGTGTCCGCGCCACCGGCATCGAGCAGCGCATGACCGAGATGCTCGACGAGGTGGCCGAACTGCCCGGCATCGCGTCGGTGACCTCCCCGTACGGCGACAGCCCGGCCGCCCAGGCACAGATCAGCGAGGACGGGCACACCGCCTACGCAGCCGTCACCTTCCACGAGCAGGCCGACGACATCCCGAAGGCCCAGGCCCAGGCGCTCGTCGACACGGCCCGCACGGCCGCGGGCGACGGCGTCCAGGTCGAACTCGGCGGCACCGCCATCGCCCTCACCGAGGCCCCCGGCGGACACACCGCCGAGGCCGTCGGCGTCGTCGTCGCGGCCGTCGTCCTCTTCCTCGCCTTCGGCTCGCTCGCCGCCTCCGCGCTCCCCATCGCCACCGCCCTCGTCAGCGTCGGCATCGCGTACTCCGGGATCGCGCTGCTCGGCCACGTCATGACGGTCGCCGACTTCGCACCCATGCTGGGCCTGCTCATCGGCCTCGGCGTCGGCATCGACTACGCCCTGTTCATCGTCACCCGGCACCGCAAGGGCCTCAAACGCGGGCTCTCGGTCGCCGAATCCGCGCAGATCGCCGTCGCGACCACCGGCCGTGCCGTCGTCTTCGCGGGCGCGACCGTCTGCATCGCACTGCTCGGCATGTTGATCCTCAGGCTCAGCTTCCTCAACGGCGTCGCCATCGCCGCCTCGCTGACCGTGGTCCTCACCGTCGCCGCCTCCGTCACCCTGCTGCCCGCGCTGCTCTCCCTCATCGGGATGCGTGCGCTCAGCCGGCGCGAACGACGACACCTCGCCGAGCACGGCCCGCAGCCCGAGCTGCCGACCGGCTTCGCCGCCCGCTGGTCCGCCTTCGTGGAGCGCCACCCCAAGCTGCTCGGCGCGGTCGCCGCCGTCGTCATGCTCGTCCTGGCCCTGCCGACCCTCTCGCTCCATCTCGGTACGTCCGACCAGGGCAACGGCTCGGCCACGGCGACGACGCGACAGGCGTACGACCTGCTCGCCGAAGGCTTCGGGCCCGGCGTCAACGGGCCGCTCACCCTCGTCGCCGAGATCGACGGCGCCGATGACCGGGTCGCGCTCGGGGAGCTGCCGGCCGAGCTGGCGAACACCCGAGATGTCCAGTCCGTCTCGCCGATCACGTACAACAGCGCGGGGGACACGGCCGTCCTGACCGTCGTACCGGACTCCTCCCCGCAGTCGAAGGCGACGAGCGAGCTCGTCGACCGGCTGCGCGCGGACGTGCTGCCCGCGGCCGAGCAGGGCACCTCGTTGGACGTGCATGTCGGCGGCGTCACCGCCTCGTACGACGACTTCGCCGAGATTATCGTCGGCAAGCTGCCGCTCTTCGTGGGTGTCGTCATCGCGCTCGGCTGTCTGCTGCTCCTGCTCGCCTTCCGGTCGATCGGCATCCCGCTGAAGGCCGCGGCCATGAACGTGGCCGCCGTCGCCTCCTCCTTCGGGATCGTCGTCGCGATCTTCCAGTGGGGGTGGGGGAGCGAGCTGCTGGGGCTCGGCAGCGCCGGCCCGATCGAACCCTTCCTGCCCGTGATCATGGTGTCGGTGCTCTTCGGGCTCTCCATGGACTACCAGGTCTTCCTGGTCAGCCGGATGTACGAGGAGTGGCTGGAGACCGGCGACAACCGTCGAGCGGTCCGGGTCGGGCTCGCCGAGACCAGCCGGGTGATCAACTCCGCGGCGGTCATCATGATCTCCGTCTTCCTCGCCTTCGTCCTGAGCGGGGACCGGGTCATCGCGATGTTCGGCATCGCGCTCGCGGCCGCCGTCGCCCTCGACGCCTTCGTCCTGCGGACGCTGCTCGTCCCGGCACTCATGCACATGCTCGGTGGGGCGAACTGGTGGCTGCCGCGCTGGCTCGACCGTCGACTGCCCCGGATCAGCATCGAACCCGCCGAGTCCCGCGCCGCCGCCGACGCACGGGACGCCGAACGGGACGACGACCGTGCGAAGATCCCCATGCAGCGTGTGACGGTTTCGAACGCGGAGGACAACGAGGATGTTCGCGATATCGCTGGGTGA
- the gatA gene encoding Asp-tRNA(Asn)/Glu-tRNA(Gln) amidotransferase subunit GatA, which yields MTDSTIIKLTAAEIAGKIAAGELTAVQVTEAHLARIEAVDEKVHAFLHVDREGALAQARAVDEKRAKGEKLGPLAGVPLALKDIFTTAGIPTTVGSKILEGWIPPYDATLVKKLKAADVVILGKTNMDEFAMGSSTENSAYGPTGNPWDLTRIPGGSGGGSSAALAAYEAPLAIGTDTGGSIRQPAAVTGTVGVKPTYGGVSRFGMVAFSSSLDQGGPCARTVLDAALLHEAIAGHDPLDSTSIDAPVPPVVEAARNGSVAGMRVGVVKQFRGEGYQAGVVQRFDESVELLKSLGAEIVELDCPTFDLALSAYYLIAPSECSSNLARFDAMRYGLRVGDDGTRSAEDVTALTREAGFGDEVKRRIILGTYALSSGYYDAYYGSAQKVRTLITREFEKAFEQVDVIVSPTTPTTAFPIGERADDPMAMYLADLCTIPTNLAGNSAMSLPCGLAPEDGLPVGLQIIAPAMKDDRLYKVGAAVEAAFVEKWGHPLLEEAPSL from the coding sequence ATGACGGACAGCACCATCATCAAGCTCACGGCTGCCGAGATCGCCGGGAAGATCGCCGCGGGCGAGCTCACCGCGGTCCAGGTGACCGAGGCCCACCTCGCCCGTATCGAGGCCGTCGACGAGAAGGTCCACGCCTTCCTGCACGTCGACCGCGAGGGCGCCCTCGCCCAGGCCCGCGCCGTGGACGAGAAGCGCGCCAAGGGCGAGAAGCTCGGCCCGCTGGCCGGCGTCCCCCTCGCGCTCAAGGACATCTTCACCACCGCCGGCATCCCGACGACCGTCGGTTCGAAGATCCTCGAAGGCTGGATCCCGCCGTACGACGCGACGCTGGTCAAGAAGCTGAAGGCCGCCGACGTCGTCATCCTCGGCAAGACCAACATGGACGAGTTCGCCATGGGGTCCTCCACCGAGAACAGCGCCTACGGCCCCACCGGCAACCCCTGGGACCTGACCCGGATCCCCGGCGGCTCCGGCGGTGGCTCCTCCGCCGCCCTCGCCGCGTACGAGGCCCCGCTCGCCATCGGCACGGACACCGGCGGCTCGATCCGCCAGCCCGCTGCCGTCACCGGCACCGTCGGCGTCAAGCCGACCTACGGCGGCGTCTCCCGCTTCGGCATGGTGGCCTTCTCCTCCTCTCTCGACCAGGGCGGCCCCTGCGCCCGTACGGTCCTGGACGCGGCGCTGCTCCACGAGGCCATCGCCGGACACGACCCGCTGGACTCGACCTCCATCGACGCCCCGGTCCCGCCGGTCGTCGAGGCGGCCCGCAACGGCTCCGTCGCCGGAATGCGCGTCGGTGTCGTCAAGCAGTTCCGTGGCGAGGGCTACCAGGCCGGCGTCGTCCAGCGCTTCGACGAGTCCGTCGAGCTGCTGAAGTCGCTGGGCGCCGAGATCGTCGAGCTGGACTGCCCGACCTTCGACCTCGCCCTTTCGGCGTACTACCTGATCGCGCCGTCGGAGTGCTCCTCCAACCTGGCCCGCTTCGACGCCATGCGCTACGGCCTGCGGGTCGGCGACGACGGCACCAGGTCGGCCGAGGACGTCACCGCCCTCACCCGTGAGGCCGGCTTCGGCGACGAGGTCAAGCGCCGCATCATCCTCGGTACGTACGCGCTGAGCTCCGGCTACTACGACGCGTACTACGGCTCGGCGCAGAAGGTCCGCACCCTCATCACCCGCGAGTTCGAGAAGGCCTTCGAGCAGGTGGACGTGATCGTCTCCCCGACGACCCCCACCACCGCCTTCCCGATCGGCGAGCGCGCCGACGACCCGATGGCGATGTACCTCGCGGACCTGTGCACCATCCCGACCAACCTGGCCGGCAACTCGGCCATGTCGCTGCCCTGCGGTCTCGCGCCGGAGGACGGCCTGCCGGTCGGACTGCAGATCATCGCCCCCGCAATGAAGGACGACCGGCTGTACAAGGTCGGCGCCGCCGTCGAGGCCGCCTTCGTGGAAAAGTGGGGTCACCCGCTGCTTGAGGAGGCTCCGTCGCTGTGA
- a CDS encoding bifunctional diguanylate cyclase/phosphodiesterase, whose translation MKPTESAARVSRPRGRETFVGITSGLPGVVVGVAAVVLATGFYRALSTGHGLFPDGAAGWSLAILTGLIVGHLVALGRDRWWGGTGSGAALTLAVLLLYGWVPAGLVSMAVVVLVGAARCHRWRQGLLHGAVDVLGIGAAALVLAAFGDVPTVERPWQPLDWGIADVPEVALAAAAYLVVTRLLLWYALSPQGGGLPTVARTALLRQGLVAVALLGIAPLICVVAVSQPVLLPLFAVPLIALDSTLWIARARAEEQLRDPLTGLPNRQWLLERAWTALEEAEGEGARSALVLIDLDRFRSVNDTLGHLAGDRLLLQIAERLKLALPRGAEAARLGGDEFAVLLPIADSTTSAQRVARHLVAELSSPLDLDGLTLVLEASAGVAVFPDHALDAEGLLRRADVAMYQAKRDRTGVEVYESKRDSNTPDRLGLLGDLRRALDAGEVELHYQPKVRFDGQVAGLEALVRWVHPERGRVPPDEFIAIAESSGLMPHLTEYVLETALAQVARWRAQGLNVPVAVNVSPRDVHTPGFAGAVAARLARHGVPAGALQLEITEHVLLEDPQRAADTMAGLTGHGVKMSLDDFGTGYSSLVHLRRLPVSELKIDRSFVARLAVDAEDAEIVRCTLDLAHSLGLLVVAEGVEDDETWERLRDLGCDAVQGWLVAAAMPPGETTAWLRARGEHGWRRPSEEAALQAVDQPSGHVAQ comes from the coding sequence ATGAAACCGACCGAGAGTGCCGCCCGGGTCTCACGGCCGCGTGGCCGTGAGACCTTCGTGGGCATCACCTCCGGGCTGCCCGGAGTCGTGGTGGGCGTCGCCGCCGTCGTGCTCGCCACCGGCTTCTACCGGGCCCTGAGCACCGGCCACGGACTCTTCCCCGACGGCGCCGCGGGCTGGTCCCTCGCCATCCTCACCGGGCTCATCGTCGGACACCTGGTCGCCCTCGGCCGCGACCGCTGGTGGGGCGGCACCGGCTCCGGCGCCGCCCTCACCCTGGCGGTCCTGCTGCTCTACGGCTGGGTGCCCGCCGGCCTCGTCTCCATGGCCGTCGTCGTCCTCGTCGGCGCGGCCCGCTGCCACCGCTGGCGCCAGGGACTCCTGCACGGCGCCGTGGACGTCCTCGGCATCGGCGCCGCCGCCCTGGTCCTCGCCGCCTTCGGAGACGTACCGACCGTGGAGCGCCCCTGGCAGCCCCTCGACTGGGGGATCGCCGACGTACCGGAAGTCGCGCTCGCCGCGGCCGCCTACCTCGTGGTGACCCGGCTGCTCCTCTGGTACGCCCTCTCGCCCCAGGGCGGCGGCCTGCCGACCGTCGCCCGCACGGCCCTGCTCCGGCAGGGACTCGTCGCGGTGGCGCTGCTCGGCATCGCCCCGCTGATCTGCGTCGTCGCGGTCTCCCAGCCGGTCCTGCTGCCGCTCTTCGCCGTCCCGCTCATCGCCCTCGACTCCACCCTCTGGATCGCCCGCGCCCGTGCCGAGGAGCAGCTGCGCGACCCGCTCACCGGACTGCCGAACCGCCAGTGGCTCCTGGAGCGGGCCTGGACGGCCCTCGAGGAGGCCGAGGGGGAGGGCGCGCGCTCCGCCCTCGTCCTGATCGACCTCGACCGTTTCCGATCGGTCAACGACACCCTCGGGCATCTCGCCGGAGACCGACTGCTGCTCCAGATCGCCGAGCGGCTCAAGCTCGCCCTGCCGCGCGGGGCGGAGGCCGCCCGGCTCGGCGGCGACGAGTTCGCCGTCCTGCTCCCCATCGCCGACTCCACCACCAGCGCCCAGCGCGTCGCCCGCCACCTCGTCGCCGAACTCTCCTCGCCGCTCGACCTCGACGGGCTCACGCTCGTCCTGGAGGCCAGTGCCGGCGTCGCCGTCTTCCCCGACCACGCCCTCGACGCCGAGGGGCTGCTGCGCCGGGCCGACGTGGCGATGTACCAGGCCAAGCGGGACCGTACGGGCGTGGAGGTGTACGAGTCGAAGCGCGACTCCAACACCCCGGACCGGCTCGGACTCCTCGGCGACCTGCGCCGCGCCCTTGACGCCGGCGAGGTCGAGCTCCACTACCAGCCCAAGGTCCGCTTCGACGGACAGGTCGCCGGCCTTGAGGCCCTGGTGCGCTGGGTGCACCCCGAGCGCGGCCGGGTCCCCCCGGACGAGTTCATCGCGATCGCCGAGTCCTCGGGCCTGATGCCCCACCTCACCGAGTACGTCCTCGAGACCGCGCTCGCGCAGGTCGCCCGGTGGCGAGCCCAGGGGTTGAACGTTCCTGTCGCCGTCAACGTCTCCCCACGCGACGTCCACACCCCCGGATTCGCCGGTGCCGTCGCCGCCCGCCTTGCCCGCCACGGGGTCCCGGCCGGCGCGCTGCAACTGGAGATAACGGAGCACGTGCTCCTGGAGGACCCGCAGCGGGCCGCGGACACCATGGCCGGCCTGACCGGCCACGGCGTGAAGATGTCCCTCGACGACTTCGGCACCGGCTACTCCTCCCTCGTACACCTGCGGCGCCTCCCGGTGAGCGAGCTGAAGATCGACCGCTCCTTCGTCGCCCGGCTCGCCGTCGACGCCGAGGACGCCGAGATCGTCCGCTGCACCCTCGACCTCGCCCATTCGCTCGGCCTCCTCGTCGTCGCGGAGGGCGTCGAGGACGACGAGACCTGGGAGCGCCTGCGGGACCTGGGCTGCGACGCCGTCCAGGGCTGGCTGGTCGCCGCCGCGATGCCGCCCGGCGAGACCACGGCCTGGCTCCGCGCCCGCGGCGAGCACGGCTGGCGCCGCCCCTCGGAGGAGGCCGCGCTCCAGGCCGTCGACCAGCCCTCCGGACACGTGGCGCAGTAG